From Cellulophaga lytica DSM 7489, a single genomic window includes:
- the hisC gene encoding histidinol-phosphate transaminase, whose product MKDFNLDKLTRENVKGLSPYSSARDEYVSDGTEMVFLDANENPFSNGVNRYPDPQQRSLKSVLAEQKGVKTENLLLGNGSDEVLDLIYRAFCEPKEDNIITLPPTYGMYKVLSGINNIENKEVLLTANFEPNVDEILATANNNSKILFLCSPNNPTGNSFTAAKMHQLLEEFNGLVVVDEAYIDFSPQESWVTQLGNYPNLIVTQTLSKAYGLAGVRLGICIASEEIISVLNKIKPPYNVNELTQQRAKERVLDIDSVKQEVSKIMLEKEALSKVLLQVSFIEKVYASDANFILAKVDDATKRYNQLLEKGIVIRNRTTQPLCENTLRFTVGTPKENKQLINALNQINN is encoded by the coding sequence ATGAAAGATTTTAACTTAGATAAATTAACTAGAGAGAATGTAAAAGGACTTAGTCCATATTCTTCTGCTAGAGATGAGTATGTTTCTGATGGTACTGAAATGGTTTTTTTAGATGCCAATGAGAATCCGTTTTCTAACGGAGTAAACAGGTATCCAGATCCGCAACAGCGTAGTTTAAAATCTGTTTTAGCAGAACAAAAAGGTGTTAAAACAGAAAATTTGCTTTTAGGCAATGGTAGTGATGAAGTTTTAGACTTAATCTACAGAGCTTTTTGCGAACCTAAAGAAGATAACATTATAACGTTGCCGCCAACTTATGGTATGTACAAGGTGTTGTCTGGTATTAATAATATAGAGAATAAAGAGGTGTTACTTACAGCCAATTTTGAACCTAATGTAGATGAAATTTTAGCTACAGCAAATAACAATAGTAAAATTTTGTTTTTATGCTCGCCAAACAACCCAACTGGCAATAGTTTTACAGCTGCAAAAATGCATCAGTTGTTAGAGGAGTTTAATGGTTTAGTGGTTGTTGATGAAGCCTATATCGATTTTTCACCACAAGAGAGTTGGGTGACTCAACTAGGTAATTATCCTAATTTAATTGTTACTCAAACCTTATCTAAAGCTTATGGTTTGGCAGGTGTACGATTAGGAATTTGTATTGCATCAGAAGAAATTATATCGGTTTTAAATAAAATTAAACCTCCTTATAATGTAAACGAATTAACGCAACAACGAGCAAAAGAGCGTGTTTTAGATATAGATTCTGTAAAACAAGAAGTATCTAAAATAATGTTAGAAAAAGAAGCTTTATCTAAAGTGTTACTTCAAGTTAGTTTTATCGAAAAAGTATATGCTTCTGACGCTAATTTTATTCTTGCTAAAGTTGACGATGCTACAAAAAGATACAATCAGCTTTTAGAAAAAGGAATAGTAATACGTAATAGAACTACACAGCCTTTATGTGAAAATACATTGCGTTTTACAGTAGGTACACCAAAGGAAAATAAGCAATTAATAAACGCACTAAACCAAATTAATAACTAA